A window of the Serinus canaria isolate serCan28SL12 chromosome 27, serCan2020, whole genome shotgun sequence genome harbors these coding sequences:
- the LOC103821639 gene encoding feather keratin 1-like — MSCFTRCQPCQPCGPTPLGSSCNEPCVRQCQDSTVFIQPSPVVVTLPGPILSSFPQNTVVGSSTSAAVGSILSSQGVPISSGGFGLSGLGSGLCGTRSLPC, encoded by the coding sequence atgtcctgcttcacccggtgccagccctgccagccctgtggcccCACCccgctgggcagcagctgcaatgagccctgtgtcaggcagtgccaggactcCACCGTGTTCATCCAGCCCTCGCCCGTGgtggtgaccctgcctgggcccatcctcagctccttcccacagaacACTGTGGTGGgatcctccacctctgctgctgttggcagcatcctcagctctcagggagtgcccatcagctctgggggctttggcctctctggcctgggcagtggcctctgtggcaccaggagcctcccctgctga